A stretch of DNA from Silvanigrella paludirubra:
TTTGTATTTGTTTTATTATCAAATAGTCTTTTTTCAATTTCAAACAAAACTTGATTTCGAATTGTGACTAAATCTTCTTTTCTTTCACAAACAATTGACCATTGAGTGTTTAAATCATTTTTATAATGTTTTATAAATTCATCAACAAATAATTGCAATGATTTATAATTGCAAAGAAACATAGAATTTTCAACATATTCTTTTTTCAATTTTATAGCCCTAATCAAGAGTTTTATATTGTTTCAGAAACGAAATTCTTTCTAATACATCTCTTGGAGATTGAATACAAAATGCTCCATTTTTTATGAGCTCAATAGCACCTAAACTATTTGCATGATTAACCGCTCCTGGGAGAGCGCCTACATCAATCCCAAATTCGGCCGCTGCATTAGCCGTAATTAAACTCCCACTTGTAACTGCAGCTTCTATAACTAAAACAAAATGAGCAATAGCAGCAATAGAAAGATTTCTTCTTGGAAAATTCCATTTTTGTGGTTTTTCAAACGAATTAAATTCACTTAGAATTAAACCATTTGTTGAATTTCCTATTTTTTGAAAAAGGCTCAAATTAGAAGAGGGGTAAAAATTTCTTATTCCGCTCCCTATAATTGCGCAAGTGGAACCATATTCGTAGCCTACGGCATTTGCAATGGCATCAATTCCAATTGCGCCACCAGATAAAATGGTGCAACCGGCTATAGCGAGTTCTTTACTAAAATATTGCGCTTGTTGTCTTCCATAATAAGTT
This window harbors:
- a CDS encoding DNA-processing protein DprA — protein: MINYNKYTNITKEELWLLQSKLKNNEIRKVTTYLTNKKDNSNFKFSEILDICNIDNKYDLLNFYNDLKRKETSIDNKFIDRFYLESILQKKLQHPSLLAFQYLGNPKILSKPVVAIIGSRKPTYYGRQQAQYFSKELAIAGCTILSGGAIGIDAIANAVGYEYGSTCAIIGSGIRNFYPSSNLSLFQKIGNSTNGLILSEFNSFEKPQKWNFPRRNLSIAAIAHFVLVIEAAVTSGSLITANAAAEFGIDVGALPGAVNHANSLGAIELIKNGAFCIQSPRDVLERISFLKQYKTLD